In Bos mutus isolate GX-2022 chromosome 2, NWIPB_WYAK_1.1, whole genome shotgun sequence, one DNA window encodes the following:
- the AHDC1 gene encoding LOW QUALITY PROTEIN: transcription factor Gibbin (The sequence of the model RefSeq protein was modified relative to this genomic sequence to represent the inferred CDS: inserted 2 bases in 1 codon): MRVKPQGLVVTSSAVCSSPDYLREPKYYPGGPPTPRPLLPARPPASPPDKAFAHTFSENPRPPPRRDPSTRRPPVLAKGDDPLPPRAARPVSQARCPTPAGDNSSSSRRHWDNGRATLRPVVQLIDIMKDLTRLSQDLQHSGVHLDCGGLRLSRXPAPPPGDLQYSFFSSPSLANSIRSPEERATPHAKSERPSHPLYEPEPEPQDSPQPGQGHSPGATAAATGLPPEPEPDGPDYSELADADILSELASLTCPEAQLLEAQALEPPSPEPEPQLLDPQPRFLDPQALEPLGEALELPPLQPLADPLGLPSLALQALDTLPDSLESQLLDPQALDPLPKLLDVPGRRLEPQQPLGPCPLAEPLRLDLCSPHGPPGPEGHPKYALRRTDRPKILCRRRKAGRGRKADAGPEGRLLPLPMPTGLAAALVEPPPPPPPPPPALPGPVPVPELEPEASQTPVVPPRKGKCRGIRRMVVKMAKIPVSLGRRNKTTYKVSSLSSSLSVEGKELGLRVSAEPTPLLKMKNNGRNVVVVFPPGEMPIILKRKRGRPPKNLLLGPGKPKEPVVVAAEAATVATASMAMPEVKKRRRRKQKLASPQPSYAADANDSKAEYSDVLAKLAFLNRQSQCAGRCSPPRCWTPSEPESVHQAPDTQSISHFLHRVQGFRRRGGKAGGFGGRGGGHAAKAARCSFSDFFEGIGKKKKVVAVAAAGVGGPGLTELGHPRKRGRGEVDAVTGKPKRKRRSRKNGTLFPEQVPSGPGFGEAGTEWVGDKGGGWAPHHGHPGGQAGRNCGFQGTEARAFASTGLESGASGRGSYYSAAAPASQAELSQERQNLFTGYFRSLLDSDDSSDLLDFALSASRPESRKASGTYAGPPTSALPAQRGLATFPSRGAKASPVAVGSSGAGAEPSFQPVLPARQTFPPSRAASYGLTPATSECRAAETFPKLVPPPSAVARSPTTHPPTNTYPPQYGGYGAGQSVFAPAKPFTGQDCANSKDCSFAYGSGNSLPASPSSAHSAGYAPPPTGGPCLPPSKASFFNSSEGAPFSGSAPTPLRCDSRASTVSPGGYMVPKGTTASATSAASSSSSSFQPSPENCRQFAGASQWPFRQGYGGLDWASEAFSQLYNPGFDCHVSEPNVILDISNYTPQKVKQQTAVSETFSESSSDSTQFNQPVGGGFRRANSEASSSEGQSSLSSLEKLMMDWNEASSAPGYNWNQSVLFQSSSKPGRGRRKKVDLFEASHLGFPSSASGAASGYPSKRSTGPRQPRGGRGGGACSAKKERGGAAAKAKFIPKPQPVNPLFQDSPDLGLDYYSGDSSMSPLPSQSRAFSVGERDPCDFMGPYSMNPSTPSDGTFGQGFHCDSPSLGAPELDGKHFPPLAHPPTVFDAGLQKAYSPTCSPTLGFKEELRPPPTKLAACEPLKHGLQGASLGHAAAAQAHLSCRDLPLGQPHYDSPSCKGTAYWYPPGSAARSPPYEGKVGSGLLADFLGRTEAACLSAPHLASPPATPKADKEPLEMARPPGPPRGPAAAAAGYGCPLLSDLTLSPVPRDSLLPLQDTAYRYPGFMPQAHPGLGGGPKSGFLGPMAEPHPEDTFTVTSL; encoded by the exons ATGCGTGTGAAGCCCCAGGGCCTGGTGGTGACTTCCAGTGCCGTGTGCAGCTCTCCTGACTACCTCCGGGAGCCCAAGTACTACCCCggcggcccccccaccccccggccctTGCTTCCCGCCCGGCCCCCTGCCAGCCCACCCGACAAGGCCTTCGCCCACACCTTCTCCGAGAACCCGCGCCCACCCCCACGCCGGGACCCCAGCACCCGGCGCCCACCAGTCCTTGCCAAGGGGGACGACCCGCTGCCCCCGAGGGCGGCCCGTCCTGTCTCCCAGGCCCGCTGCCCCACACCCGCGGGAGACAACAGCAGCAGCTCCCGAAGGCACTGGGACAACGGGCGGGCGACCCTGCGTCCAGTGGTCCAGCTGATCGACATCATGAAGGACCTGACCCGGCTCTCCCAGGACCTGCAGCACAGCGGCGTGCACCTGGACTGTGGTGGTCTCCGGCTCagccg ccccgccccaccccccgggGACCTGCAGTACAGCTTCTTCTCCTCGCCCAGCCTGGCCAACAGCATCCGCAGCCCGGAGGAGCGGGCCACCCCCCACGCCAAGTCCGAGAGGCCCAGCCACCCTCTGTACGAGCCTGAGCCTGAGCCTCAGGACAGCCCCCAGCCTGGCCAAGGCCACAGTCCTGGAGCCACGGCCGCGGCCACCGGTCTGCCACCGGAGCCTGAGCCCGACGGGCCCGATTACTCAGAACTCGCTGACGCCGACATCCTTAGTGAGCTGGCCTCCCTCACTTGCCCTGAGGCCCAGCTGCTGGAGGCCCAGGCCCTTGAGCCACCGTCGCCTGAGCCCGAGCCTCAGCTCTTGGACCCCCAACCCCGCTTCTTGGACCCGCAGGCTCTAGAGCCGCTTGGGGAAGCTTTGGAGCTGCCGCCCCTGCAGCCCCTGGCTGATCCTCTGGGGTTGCCAAGCCTGGCGCTACAGGCTCTGGACACCCTGCCCGACTCCCTGGAGTCGCAGCTGCTTGACCCCCAGGCACTTGACCCCCTGCCCAAGTTGCTTGACGTCCCCGGCCGCCGCCTGGAGCCCCAGCAGCCCCTGGGACCCTGCCCACTGGCTGAGCCCTTGCGCCTGGACTTATGCTCACCCCATGGCCCTCCGGGGCCTGAGGGTCACCCCAAATACGCCTTGCGGCGCACTGATAGGCCAAAGATCCTGTGTCGCCGACGGAAAGCCGGACGGGGACGCAAGGCAGACGCTGGCCCCGAGGGCCGCCTGCTGCCCCTGCCTATGCCCACTGGGCTGGCTGCTGCCCTGGTGGAGCCACCCCCACCGCCACCGCCGCCACCTCCTGCCCTGCCCGGGCCAGTCCCCGTCCCGGAGCTGGAGCCCGAAGCCTCCCAGACCCCGGTGGTCCCTCCCCGCAAAGGCAAGTGCCGGGGTATCCGGCGCATGGTGGTGAAGATGGCCAAGATCCCCGTGTCCCTGGGACGGCGGAACAAGACCACATACAAGGTGTCGTCTCTGAGCAGCAGCCTGAGCGTGGAGGGCAAGGAGCTGGGCCTGCGCGTGTCCGCAGAGCCCACCCCGCTGCTGAAGATGAAGAACAACGGCCGCAACGTGGTGGTGGTCTTCCCACCGGGCGAGATGCCCATCATTCTCAAGCGGAAGCGCGGCCGCCCTCCCAAGAACCTGCTGCTGGGCCCCGGCAAGCCCAAGGAGCCGGTGGTGGTGGCGGCCGAGGCAGCCACCGTGGCAACAGCCAGCATGGCCATGCCAGAGGTGAAGAAGCGCCGGCGGCGGAAGCAGAAGCTGGCGTCCCCCCAGCCGTCCTACGCGGCAGACGCCAACGACAGCAAGGCCGAGTACTCAGACGTCCTCGCCAAGCTCGCCTTCCTGAACCGCCAGAGCCAGTGCGCTGGGCGATGCTCCCCACCCCGCTGCTGGACGCCCAGTGAACCCGAGTCCGTGCACCAGGCGCCTGACACCCAGAGCATCTCCCACTTCCTGCATCGCGTGCAGGGCTTTCGCCGGCGAGGTGGCAAAGCGGGCGGCTTCGGTGGCCGGGGAGGGGGCCATGCAGCCAAGGCTGCTCGGTGCTCCTTCAGTGACTTCTTTGAGGGCATCGGCAAGAAGAAGAAGGTGGTGGCTGTGGCAGCCGCGGGGGTCGGGGGCCCCGGCCTCACTGAGCTGGGGCATCCGCGCAAGCGAGGCCGGGGGGAGGTGGACGCTGTGACTGGGAAGCCCAAACGCAAGAGGCGGTCCCGGAAGAATGGGACTCTGTTCCCGGAGCAGGTGCCCAGCGGCCCTGGCTTTGGGGAGGCGGGCACTGAGTGGGTCGGGGACAAGGGTGGCGGCTGGGCCCCTCACCACGGGCACCCAGGCGGGCAGGCTGGCCGAAACTGTGGTTTCCAGGGGACCGAGGCCCGGGCCTTTGCCTCCACTGGGCTAGAGAGTGGGGCTTCAGGCCGTGGCAGCTACTACAGCGCGGCCGCGCCCGCGAGCCAGGCCGAGCTCAGCCAGGAGCGCCAAAACCTCTTCACCGGCTATTTCCGCTCCCTGCTTGATTCCGACGACTCCTCCGATCTCTTGGACTTTGCCCTCTCGGCCTCTCGGCCCGAGTCCCGGAAGGCATCAGGCACCTACGCAGGGCCCCCCACCAGCGCCCTGCCTGCCCAGCGGGGCCTGGCCACCTTCCCCAGCCGGGGAGCCAAGGCCAGCCCAGTGGCCGTGGGCAGCAGTGGGGCTGGGGCTGAGCCCTCCTTCCAGCCGGTGCTGCCCGCTCGCCAGACTTTCCCACCCAGCCGGGCAGCGAGCTATGGGCTCACCCCGGCTACTTCAGAATGCCGGGCTGCAGAGACCTTCCCCAAGCTGGTGCCCCCACCTTCCGCTGTGGCCCGCTCACCTACCACCCACCCGCCCACCAACACCTACCCCCCACAGTACGGTGGCTATGGGGCCGGACAAAGCGTATTTGCCCCGGCTAAGCCCTTCACGGGCCAGGACTGCGCTAACAGCAAGGACTGCAGCTTTGCCTATGGCAGCGGCAACAGCCTACCTGCCTCACCCAGCAGCGCCCACAGTGCCGGCTACGCCCCACCGCCCACCGGTGGCCCCTGCCTGCCACCAAGCAAGGCCTCCTTCTTCAACAGCTCCGAGGGGGCCCCCTTCTCTGGTTCAGCCCCCACACCTCTGCGCTGTGACAGCCGGGCCAGCACAGTCTCGCCCGGTGGCTACATGGTGCCCAAGGGCACCACGGCCTCTGCCACCTCCGCCGCCTCCTCGTCGTCCTCATCCTTCCAGCCCTCGCCTGAGAACTGTCGGCAGTTTGCGGGGGCTTCTCAGTGGCCTTTCCGGCAGGGCTATGGAGGCCTGGACTGGGCCTCGGAGGCCTTCAGTCAGCTCTACAATCCCGGCTTCGACTGCCATGTCAGCGAGCCCAACGTGATCCTGGACATCTCCAACTACACCCCGCAGAAGGTGAAGCAACAGACAGCCGTGTCCGAGACCTTCTCCGAATCCTCCTCCGACAGCACCCAGTTCAATCAGCCGGTCGGCGGCGGTTTCCGGCGTGCCAACAGCGAGGCCTCGAGCAGTGAGGGCCAGTCGAGCCTGTCCAGCCTGGAGAAACTGATGATGGACTGGAACGAGGCCTCGTCCGCCCCCGGTTACAACTGGAACCAGAGCGTCCTCTTCCAGAGCAGCTCCAAGCCGGGCCGTGGACGGCGGAAGAAAGTGGACCTGTTCGAGGCCTCGCATCTGGGCTTCCCGTCGTCCGCCTCGGGCGCTGCCTCGGGCTACCCGTCCAAACGGAGCACCGGGCCCCGGCAGCCTCGGGGTGGCCGGGGCGGTGGAGCCTGCTCGGCCAAGAaggagcggggcggggcggcggccAAAGCCAAGTTCATCCCCAAGCCGCAGCCCGTCAACCCCCTGTTCCAGGACAGCCCAGACCTTGGCCTGGACTACTACAGCGGGGACAGCAGCATGTCCCCACTGCCCTCCCAATCGAGGGCCTTCAGCGTGGGTGAGCGAGACCCCTGTGACTTCATGGGACCCTACTCCATGAACCCATCCACGCCATCCGACGGCACCTTCGGCCAAGGCTTCCACTGCGACTCGCCTAGCCTGGGGGCCCCTGAGCTGGATGGCAAGCATTTCCCACCGCTGGCCCACCCGCCCACGGTGTTTGACGCAGGCCTGCAGAAGGCGTACTCGCCTACCTGCTCACCCACCCTGGGCTTCAAGGAAGAGCTGCGGCCGCCACCCACAAAGCTGGCTGCCTGTGAGCCCCTcaagcatgggctccagggggCCAGCCTGGGCCATGCGGCTGCAGCTCAGGCCCACCTGAGCTGCCGGGACCTGCCACTGGGCCAGCCTCACTACGACTCCCCCAGCTGCAAGGGTACTGCGTATTGGTACCCACCAGGCTCAGCTGCCCGCAGCCCACCCTACGAAGGCAAGGTGGGTTCGGGGCTGCTGGCTGACTTCCTGGGCAGGACGGAGGCCGCGTGCCTCAGTGCCCCACACCTGGCTAGCCCACCGGCCACACCCAAGGCCGACAAGGAGCCGCTGGAGATGGCCCGGCCGCCCGGCCCACCCCGTGGCCCCGCTGCAGCCGCTGCTGGCTATGGCTGCCCACTTCTTAGTGACTTGACCCTGTCCCCTGTGCCGAGGGACTCGCTGCTGCCCCTGCAGGATACTGCCTACAGGTATCCAGGCTTTATGCCGCAGGCGCATCCCGGCCTGGGTGGGGGCCCCAAGAGCGGCTTCCTGGGGCCTATGGCGGAACCTCACCCTGAGGACACATTCACCGTCACCTCCCTGTAG